In Passer domesticus isolate bPasDom1 chromosome 9, bPasDom1.hap1, whole genome shotgun sequence, a genomic segment contains:
- the LOC135308322 gene encoding uncharacterized histidine-rich protein DDB_G0274557-like — MSWAGKRGRRSSAGSLDSNMEGSIISSPHMRRRATSTRECPSRPHQTMPNSSSLLGSLFGSKRGKPPSQSHAAAQTPHHAEGAAAAPHPHHAQFCHQNPPPYHHHYHYHPPPHPPPPPHPHQYHQHGHGHGHGPYLPHAPHHGPHHGPHHHGPPPPPAAASTKPKHSGISTIV, encoded by the exons ATGTCCTGGGCAGGCAAGCGTGGGCGACGCAGCAGTGCAGGATCGCTAGACAGCAATATGGAA ggGTCCATCATTAGCAGTCCTCACATGCGCCGAAGAGCTACATCAACCCGAGAGTGTCCATCTCGCCCTCACCAGACTATGCCCAACTCCTCCTCACTCCTAGGGTCCCTGTTCGGTAGCAAGAGGGGCAAGCCCCCCTCGCAGAGCCACGCGGCCGCGCAGACCCCGCACCACGCGGAgggcgcggccgccgcgccGCACCCGCACCACGCGCAGTTCTGCCACCAGAACCCGCCGCCCTACCACCACCACTACCACTACCACCCGCCCCCGCAcccgcccccgcccccgcaCCCGCACCAGTACCACCAGCACGGGCACGGCCACGGGCACGGCCCCTACCTGCCGCACGCCCCGCACCACGGCCCGCACCACGGCCCGCACCACCacgggccgcccccgccgcccgccgccgccagcaCCAAGCCCAAACACAGCGGCATCAGCACCATAGTCTAG